In Cyclopterus lumpus isolate fCycLum1 chromosome 17, fCycLum1.pri, whole genome shotgun sequence, a genomic segment contains:
- the LOC117746354 gene encoding LOW QUALITY PROTEIN: 40S ribosomal protein S8-like (The sequence of the model RefSeq protein was modified relative to this genomic sequence to represent the inferred CDS: inserted 1 base in 1 codon), with the protein MRRTSHGKTEWVDIKWKGGVLTHPTQQDANTCGVVIIMFSSITLICPLYFTYSLWYISPSFTHSLPDRSLCISRDNWHKRRKTGSKHKPYHKKRKYELGRPPSNTKIGPRRIHTVRVRGGNKKYRALRLDVGNFSWGSECCTRKTRIIDVVYNASNNELVRTKTLVKNCIVLIDSLPXLEEQFQQGKLLACIASRPGQCGRADGYILEGKELEFYLRKIKAKKGKWMYSCLILQ; encoded by the exons ATGAGGAGAACAAGCCATGGAAAAACAGAGTGGGTGGACATAAAATGGAAAGGAGGAGTTCTGACACATCCAACTCAGCAGGATGCCAATACCTGTGGGGTTGTCATCATCATG ttcagctccatcactctcatCTGTCCACTCTACTTCACCTACTCCCTCTGGTATATAAGCCCCAGCTTCACTCATTCCCTGCCTGATCGTTCTCTGT GTATCTCAAGGGATAACTGGCATAAGCGCCGCAAGACCGGCAGTAAACACAAGCCCTACCACAAGAAGAGGAAGTATGAGCTTGGACGCCCTCCTTCAAACACAAAA ATTGGACCTCGTCGCATCCACACGGTGAGGGTCCGTGGTGGGAACAAGAAGTATCGTGCTCTGAGGCTGGATGTCGGTAACTTCTCATGGGGCTCTGAAT GCTGCACACGCAAGACCAGGATCATTGATGTGGTCTACAATGCCTCCAACAACGAGCTGGTCAGAACCAAGACCCTGGTGAAGAACTGCATCGTCCTCATCGACAGCCTTC TCTTGGAGGAGCAGTTCCAGCAGGGAAAACTGCTTG CTTGCATCGCCTCCAGACCTGGCCAGTGCGGCAGAGCAGACGGCTACATCCTCGAGGGAAAGGAGCTTGAGTTCTACCTGAGGAAGATCAAGGCCAAGAAGGGCAAATGGATGTACAGCTGTTTGATACTTCAATAA
- the LOC117746826 gene encoding geranylgeranyl transferase type-2 subunit beta, which yields MGTQVKDVIIKPEAPSTLQLDKHADYIAAYGSKKDDYEYTLSEYLRMSGIYWGLTVMDLMGQLPRMNRQEIIDFIKACQHECGGLSASIGHDPHLLYTLSAVQILCLYDNVDALDVDKVVEYIKGLQQENGSFAGDKWGEIDTRFSFCAVATLALLGKMDSINVDKAVEFVLSCMNFDGGFGCRPGSESHAGQIYCCSGFLSLTGQLHQVNADLLGWWLCERQLPSGGLNGRPEKLPDVCYSWWVLASLKIIGRIHWIDKAKLRSFILACQDEETGGFADRPGDMVDPFHTLFGIAGLSLLGDEQIKPVNPVLCMPEDVLQRRDLQPDLLS from the exons ATG GGTACCCAAGTGAAAGATGTCATCATTAAGCCTGAGGCTCCCAGCACACTGCAGCTGGACAAACATGCAGATTACATCGCTGCCTACGGCTCCAAAAAGGATGACTAT GAGTACACGCTGTCAGAGTACCTGAGGATGAGCGGCATCTACTGGGGGCTGACTGTGATGGACCTGATGGGGCAGCTCCCCCGGATGAACCGCCAGGAGATCATAGACTTTATCAAAGCCTGTCAGCATGAGTGTGGAGGCCTCAGCGCTAGCATTGGACACGACCCCCACCTGCTCTACACCCTAAGCGCCGTCCAG ATCCTTTGTTTGTATGACAATGTGGATGCGCTTGATGTGGACAAAGTGGTGGAGTACATTAAAGGGCTGCAGCAGGAAAATGGCTCATTTGCAGGGGACAAATGGG GAGAAATAGACACAAGATTTTCTTTCTGTGCTGTTGCTACACTTGCATTACTG GGCAAGATGGACTCAATAAATGTTGACAAAGCTGTAGAGTTTGTCTTGTCCTGTATGAACTTTGACGGAGGTTTTGGCTGCAGACCTGGTTCAGAGTCTCATGCTGGTCAG ATATACTGCTGCTCTGGCTTCCTGTCGCTCACAGGGCAGCTTCACCAGGTGAACGCTGACCTGCTGGGCTGGTGGCTCTGCGAGAGGCAGCTGCCGTCCGGAGGCCTCAATGGACGACCGGAGAAG CTTCCAGATGTTTGCTACTCGTGGTGGGTTTTGGCATCGCTGAAAATCATTGGTCGGATCCACTGGATCGACAAGGCCAAGCTGCGATCGTTTATTCTAGCTTGTCAAGATGAGGAGACCGGAGGCTTTGCCGACAGGCCGGGAGACATG GTGGATCCTTTCCACACTCTGTTTGGAATCGCAGGGCTCTCCCTCCTCGGAGACGAACAGATCAAGCCAGTTAATCCGGTCCTCTGCATGCCGGAGGATGTCCTTCAGAGGCGTGACCTGCAGCCTGACCTCCTCAGCTAG
- the LOC117746008 gene encoding medium-chain specific acyl-CoA dehydrogenase, mitochondrial-like has product MRLVQYRHFTMLFNKVFQASVRSGIWVQRCSSAAAHVEASHAGQPANLGFSFELTDEQKEFQQLARKFAREEIVPAAAAYDRSGEYPMPIIKKAWELGLMNGHIPQEYGGMGLSIFNNCLVTEELAYGCTGVQTAIEANSLGQMPVILAGSDAQKTKYLGRMTEEPLMCAYCVTEPGAGSDVAGIKTRAVKMGDEYVVNGQKMWITNGGKANWYFLLARTNPDPKCSAGKAFTGFIVDADTPGVQIGRKEMNMGQRCSDTRGITFEDVRIPKENVLIAEGSGFKIAMGAFDNTRPPVAAGATGLAQRALEEATMYALERKTFGKAIAEHQAVSFLLAEMAMKVELARMAYQRSAWEVDQGRKNTYYASIAKAFAGDIANQVASDAVQIFGGNGFNSEYPVEKLMRDAKIYQIYEGTAQIQRLIIAREHLGRYKK; this is encoded by the exons ATGCGGCTCGTGCAGTATCGACACTTCACGATGCTCTTCAATAAG GTTTTCCAAGCCAGTGTGCGATCTGGGATCTGGGTGCAGAGATGCAGTTCTGCTGCAGCCCACGTTGAAGCATCTCACGCAGGCCAACCAGCAAACCTCGGCTTCTCTTTTG AGCTGACCGATGAGCAAAAGGAGTTCCAACAGCTAGCGAGGAAGTTTGCACGTGAAGAGATCGTCCCTGCTGCGGCTGCTTATGACAGGAGTGGTGAA TATCCTATGCCCATCATCAAAAAAGCATGGGAGCTTGGTCTGATGAACGGTCACATTCCACAGGAATATG GTGGAATGGGCTTGTCAATCTTTAATAACTGCCTTGTCACAGAAGAGTTGGCTTATGGCTGCACCGGAGTCCAGACTGCTATTGAGGCGAACTCTCTGGGA CAAATGCCTGTTATTCTAGCTGGCAGTGACGCACAGAAGACTAAATACCTGGGAAGGATGACCGAGGAGCCTCTGATGTGT GCGTACTGTGTGACGGAGCCTGGAGCGGGCTCTGATGTAGCCGGCATCAAGACCCGAGCTGTGAAGATGGGCGACGAATATGTTGTTAACGGGCAGAAGATGTGGATCACCAATGGAGGGAAAGCCAACTG GTACTTCCTCCTGGCCCGCACTAACCCAGATCCTAAATGTTCAGCCGGCAAGGCTTTCACTGGCTTCATTGTGGATGCCGACACTCCAGGAGTTCAAATAGGAAGGAAG GAGATGAACATGGGTCAGAGGTGCTCTGATACCCGAGGCATCACCTTTGAGGATGTGAGGATACCGAAGGAAAACGTCCTGATTGCAGAGGGATCTGGCTTCAAGATTGCCATGGGTGCTTTTGACAACACCAGGCCACCA GTGGCAGCAGGAGCAACCGGCCTGGCACAGAGGGCCCTTGAAGAAGCTACCATGTATGCACTAGAGAGGAAGACCTTTGGCAAAGCTATTGCTGAG CACCAGGCCGTGTCCTTCCTCCTGGCTGAGATGGCGATGAAGGTGGAGCTGGCCAGGATGGCGTACCAGCGCTCTGCCTGGGAAGTGGACCAGGGCCGCAAAAACACCTACTATGCCTCCATCGCCAAAGCATTCGCTGGAGACATCGCCAATCAGGTGGCTTCTGATGCCGTTCAGATATTCGGAGGCAACGGCTTCAACAGCGAATACCCGGTGGAGAAGCTGATGAGAGACGCCAAGATCTACCAG ATCTACGAGGGCACAGCTCAAATCCAAAGACTAATTATTGCCCGAGAACACCTGGGAAGATACAAGAAGTGA